In Lineus longissimus chromosome 13, tnLinLong1.2, whole genome shotgun sequence, one genomic interval encodes:
- the LOC135498262 gene encoding G patch domain-containing protein 8-like isoform X5 — protein sequence METVVGDHTGQCDEMTNGMSEKDVSKSKEVLETTLKGTKDVEGILAANEEIEDQPGTTMISLGDYDVVKRTSEKTEDITRIPGASKVLENEPVVAKKSMDDDHVSNVISTLCSLWSPPVPAHNEVAVYTVHTDPGKKTTAAKGETKGVMTPTRAAGATNATTTGSGATGSGATGTGAAGTSKSTPEKKPAASGSKDGSGDAKPAATTNDKKAEPKVKKNICDGAFIKVLSKDEVTELEWPTEMVQNTTTEPSVTYSCNPLYFDFGQLSTKVDKKESKAEKELYPGEMEAGSSKSTSKLFVPRQLTQKKADKESDDSKAEDGGKDAEKAETEGAAEKPKHKKKKKHRKHHKTDKEKPEGEEGEKKKRHKHKKKKSRKRHRSSKEGKESGDEVATCAGPPEVEEEAPVAAEEKKEDVKKKKKRKKSKKSHKKRKKESDVDSGNEDEPDGAAKGEGNPDDRVKVKKSGKKSKKSKHSESSGEESDGEKKKRRHKHKKKKHHHSDKDGGSGTEQKEVKVKQEAEREVKKTETPKKDPKRKHSESDSDASDGQKVKAKKIKQETPGSAKKPQIPVTAVGQSSKPDNPGPENKKIRPIRIEKKEGKLHPSGKKLIGPEMKDTSSSKWDTSSDSELETMLQVKPDMKKAKAQTTLRTKETRQRETQRKEVVTNNPGSGGKKSSRNRSHSRSERRRRRDDSSYSSYSSDEDRSHSRYRRHSYSSDSDRSRSGRRSRRRRRSKSYSSGSDYSRSRSGSGYRSHSRSHSRSNRRGRRHSSYSSYTDYESDYDHGRSRKHSRGRYRHSSSSRSRSRSYSRDRYRRRRSYSRSHSYSSYSDRSRSRSRSYSRSRSRTRSRDRRRYELKSSPDKEFSSVLPKKEPKVHRARSEKEAKTFDPKDLVLPLHVNKDHVSDRAQELLKKIKEKKETLAKDGDFDFNDTVPAGLKSAGLMMKNSALLGPQPAMMDKVPVMPVIGKLPIMNKRPYPQDERSRSSERSPNNMHGPHDRSPYRRQDGRSPGHIPLPPGALGNNSSNPNSPRSDGSLGDIPNAPPNKMPRHNNMRPGSEFENKIPLCRGPRSEMDSIPLPPSGRGGPHMHPGMRGPPPGMRGPPPRPGPPGMHRPPGPGPHGPRGPPMQGPHGPLHGPPHGPPHGPHGPRGPPHPMGPHGPRGPPPPGMRGPFPGGPGMPPRGPPGMPPRGPPPNHRMPGPGPPHHIQSPPHRSNSPGQANRHSSPSHVNRSQAPMTAKPPTQPPPKTTAPATTTQTATGSSQTRPKMPGQNAQGRSPYIGPQVSPAMAQSLGLDIGTGKNNKKGAANSVPKEQQKDMAPPPLPPLPKEANKNDKKTPPLPPKSPSPKPPDKTDSPPAPIMPMAPPVMSAEQEEQYKVLQQQAQQHAAMLQQRETGSSAGSPDEVAPAQQQMIAISSPMAMPMQGAMALPSSMSMFSPGMQFQTALPQGLSGLQMAQMGQMGQIQMMGSHPGMISIPAGGGIPVQAGRPLYASGLPPGLSLGGIPGLPAHLAAPAGGVPMGTPMTINSLGQLTPLPSGAVSASSLPAGMSLPAGMIPVSMAQLSQMAQASHSIQGLPAGLVPHPSAGVSGISAAAAAAMAAGGQSPFLTAAPSGHPGLPGQPMIIGGPMGGMLLPGTRIIRPPMYRLP from the exons ATGGAAACAGTTGTGGGTGACCATACGGGTCAGTGCGACGAGATGACCAATGGCATGTCAGAGAAGGATGTGTCGAAATCGAAGGAAGTGCTGGAGACGACCCTAAAGGGGACAAAAGATGTCGAAGGGATTCTGGCAGCGAATGAAGAGATAGAAGATCAGCCTGGGACAACTATGATAAG CCTGGGTGATTATGACGTGGTGAAGAGGACATCCGAGAAGACAGAAGATATCACAAGGATTCCAGGAGCGTCAAAAGTTCTAGAAAATGAGCCTGTCGTGGCGAAAAAGAG CatggatgatgatcatgtgtCCAATGTGATCAGCACCCTCTGCAGCCTCTGGTCCCCACCTGTTCCAGCGCACAATGAAGTGGCTGTTTACACTGTTCATACTGACCCGGGCAAAAAGACGACGGCAGCCAAGGGTGAAACGAAGGGTGTGATGACACCGACGCGTGCAGCTGGTGCAACTAATGCAACTACTACTGGTTCTGGCGCTACTGGTTCTGGCGCTACTGGAACTGGTGCCGCTGGGACAAGTAAGTCGACACCAGAGAAGAAGCCAGCTGCTTCTGGAAGCAAAGATGGTAGTGGTGATGCCAAGCCAGCTGCTACCACTAACGATAAGAAAGCTGAACCTAAGGTGAAGAAAAATATATGTGATGGGGCGTTCATCAAAGTATTGAGTAAAGATGAAGTGACAGAGTTGGAATGGCCAACTGAGATGGTTCAGAATACCACGACTGAGCCGAGCGTCACTTACAGTTGTAATCCGCTCTACTTTGATTTTGGGCAACTGAGCACTAAGGTAGATAAGAAGGAAAGCAAAGCCGAGAAGGAGTTATACCCTGGTGAGATGGAAGCAGGTTCCAGTAAAAGTACATCCAAGTTGTTCGTGCCTCGACAGTTGACACAGAAGAAGGCTGACAAGGAGAGCGATGACTCCAAGGCAGAGGATGGTGGAAAAGATGCCGAGAAGGCGGAAACGGAAGGTGCTGCAGAGAAACCTAaacataagaagaagaagaaacaccGTAAACATCATAAGACTGATAAGGAGAAGCCTGAAGGTGAGGAAGGGGAGAAAAAGAAGCGTCATAAACACAAAAAGAAGAAGTCCAGGAAGAGACATCGATCAAGTAAGGAAGGGAAAGAATCTGGAGATGAGGTCGCTACATGTGCTGGGCCACCTGAGGTAGAGGAGGAGGCCCCCGTAGCTGCTGAGGAGAAGAAAGAGGAtgtcaagaagaagaaaaagagaaagaagtccaagaaatcACATAAGAAACGAAAGAAAGAGTCTGATGTCGATTCGGGGAATGAGGATGAGCCAGATGGTGCGGCAAAAGGCGAAGGTAATCCAGATGACAGGGTGAAAGTGAAGAAGTCAGGTAAAAAATCGAAAAAGTCTAAACATTCTGAATCAAGTGGTGAAGAAAGTGATGGGGAGAAGAAGAAACGGCGACACAAgcacaagaagaagaagcatcATCACTCTGATAAAGATGGTGGGAGCGGTACGGAGCAGAAAGAAGTCAAAGTCAAACAGGAGGCGGAACGAGAGGTCAAGAAAACTGAAACGCCCAAGAAAGATCCAAAACGCAAGCACAGCGAGTCCGACTCTGATGCATCTGATGGGCAGAAAGTTAAGGCAAAGAAGATCAAGCAGGAGACACCAGGATCTGCTAAGAAACCTCAGATTCCTGTAACGGCTGTAGGCCAAAGCAGTAAACCTGACAATCCAGGACCTGAGAACAAAAAGATTCGTCCTATCAGAATTGAGAAAAAGGAAGGAAAGCTACATCCCTCTGGGAAGAAATTGATAGGTCCTGAAATGAAGGATACTTCATCGAGTAAATGGGATACGAGTAGTGACAGTGAGTTGGAGACGATGCTTCAGGTTAAACCAGACATGAAGAAAGCCAAAGCTCAGACAACCCTCAGGACGAAAGAGACACGTCAGCGTGAAACTCAACGGAAAGAAGTCGTCACAAATAACCCTGGTAGTGGAGGGAAGAAATCCAGTCGCAATCGTAGTCATTCGAGATCCGAACGTAGGCGCAGGCGTGACGATTCCAGTTATTCTTCGTACAGCTCGGACGAAGATCGCAGCCACTCGAGATATCGGCGACACTCCTATTCATCAGATTCTGACCGCAGTCGCTCTGGGCGTCGCTCAAGGCGTCGTCGCCGATCAAAGTCCTATAGTTCAGGGAGTGACTACTCGCGTAGCAGGTCTGGGTCAGGCTATCGCTCACATAGCAGGTCTCACTCCAGGAGCAATCGACGTGGCCGACGTCACAGCAGTTATAGCAGTTACACTGATTATGAAAGTGATTATGACCACGGGAGATCCAGGAAGCATTCCAGAGGTCGGTACCGTCACAGTTCATCATCAAGAAGTCGTTCGCGGTCCTATTCAAGAGATCGTTACCGTCGCAGAAGATCTTATAGTCGTTCGCACAGTTATTCTAGCTACAGCGATCGCTCACGCTCACGTTCAAGATCATATTctcggtcaaggtcacgaaCAAGAAGCAGAGATCGGCGTCGGTATGAACTAAAATCAAGCCCAGATAAAGAATTCAGCTCGGTTTTACCCAAGAAGGAGCCTAAAGTACATCGAGCAAGGTCAGAGAAAGAAGCAAAAACATTTGACCCCAAGGATCTTGTATTGCCATTGCATGTCAACAAAGATCATGTCAGCGATCGCGCTCAGGAGCTGCTCAAAAAGATTAAAGAGAAGAAAGAAACTCTCGCTAAGGATGGAGACTTTGATTTTAATGATACTGTTCCAGCTGGTTTAAAGTCTGCTGGGTTGATGATGAAAAACTCAGCATTATTGGGCCCCCAACCAGCGATGATGGACAAAGTCCCTGTAATGCCAGTAATTGGAAAGCTACCGATAATGAACAAGAGGCCTTACCCACAGGATGAAAGGAGCAGATCTAGTGAACGTAGCCCTAATAATATGCATGGTCCGCACGATAGGAGTCCTTATCGTAGACAGGATGGTCGCtctcctggtcatattcctctaCCACCTGGTGCACTGGGGAATAACTCAAGCAACCCAAACAGTCCACGCAGTGATGGGAGCCTTGGGGATATTCCCAACGCTCCACCCAACAAAATGCCAAGACACAACAACATGAGGCCAGGATCGGAGTTTGAAAATAAGATTCCATTGTGCCGAGGTCCAAGATCAGAAATGGATTCCATTCCGCTACCGCCAAGTGGAAGAGGAGGACCACACATGCATCCTGGAATGAGAGGACCGCCACCTGGTATGAGAGGTCCACCACCACGTCCGGGACCACCTGGGATGCACAGACCACCAGGGCCTGGACCGCATGGCCCTCGTGGGCCACCTATGCAAGGGCCCCATGGTCCTCTACATGGGCCACCTCATGGACCACCACATGGGCCACACGGTCCCAGAGGTCCACCTCACCCAATGGGGCCACATGGACCTCGTGGGCCTCCACCTCCTGGAATGAGAGGACCCTTCCCCGGCGGACCTGGTATGCCACCAAGAGGACCACCAGGAATGCCACCCAGAGGCCCCCCTCCCAATCACAGAATGCCTGGGCCTGGACCACCACATCACATCCAGTCACCACCACACCGTAGCAATAGCCCTGGACAAGCCAATCGCCATTCGTCACCATCACATGTGAACCGCTCTCAAGCACCTATGACTGCCAAGCCACCAACGCAACCACCTCCTAAAACTACGGCTCCTGCTACTACCACCCAAACTGCCACTGGTTCATCTCAGACCCGCCCAAAGATGCCAGGACAAAACGCTCAGGGTAGATCTCCATACATCGGTCCCCAGGTGTCACCAGCCATGGCACAGAGTCTCGGTTTAGACATTGGCACTGGTAAGAATAATAAAAAAGGAGCAGCTAACTCTGTACCTAAAGAACAGCAGAAGGATATGGCACCTCCGCCACTACCCCCATTGCCCAAGGAGGCTAATAAGAATGATAAGAAGACGCCCCCGTTACCTCCCAAGTCCCCATCGCCTAAGCCACCAGATAAAACTGATTCACCTCCAGCTCCGATCATGCCAATGGCACCTCCAGTCATGAGTGCAGAACAGGAGGAGCAGTACAAAGTGCTACAGCAGCAGGCTCAACAACATGCAGCCATGTTACAACAACGGGAGACTGGTTCTTCAGCGGGGTCACCAGATGAAGTAGCACCCGCACAACAGCAGATGATCGCCATTTCATCACCAATGGCCATGCCTATGCAAGGTGCTATGGCATTACCGTcgtcaatgtcaatgttttcTCCGGGGATGCAGTTCCAAACAGCGTTACCACAAGGACTTTCTGGACTACAGATGGCACAGATGGGTCAGATGGGTCAAATCCAGATGATGGGCTCGCACCCTGGCATGATCTCAATCCCTGCTGGTGGTGGAATCCCTGTCCAGGCTGGCCGCCCACTTTATGCATCAGGTTTACCCCCTGGCCTCTCCCTTGGAGGGATACCTGGTCTACCAGCACATTTAGCAGCTCCTGCAGGGGGTGTGCCCATGGGTACACCGATGACGATCAATTCACTTGGACAGTTGACTCCTCTACCGTCTGGGGCTGTATCAGCAAGCAGTCTCCCAGCAGGTATGTCACTTCCAGCAGGTATGATTCCAGTTTCCATGGCTCAGTTGTCTCAAATGGCGCAAGCGAGTCACAGCATCCAAGGATTACCAGCCGGATTAGTGCCACATCCGTCTGCCGGTGTTTCTGGAATCTCGGCAGCGGCAGCTGCAGCAATGGCTGCCGGTGGACAATCTCCGTTTTTAACAGCCGCTCCGAGTGGCCATCCTGGTTTACCTGGACAACCCATGATTATAGGTGGACCCATGGGAGGCATGCTTCTGCCTGGCACCAGAATAATACGTCCACCAATGTATCGGTTACCATAA